The Acidobacteriota bacterium DNA segment GCTCTCACCACCGGTTCCGAAACGGCCTCGCCGGTTTTCCATTCCAGGCTGGTTGCTGTTTGTCTTTGGTGTTGTGGTTGGAATTGCACTTTCAACTGTTTTTTGGAAACGATTTCCAGTGGAGTTGCCGCCAAAGCCGATTTCCAAACCAGTTCCCGTGTCAAAGATTCTTCTGGTTGGTCCAGATCGTCAATTTGCCACAATTTCAGAAGCACTCCTGGTTGCCCGCGCTGGCGATACGATTTCCGTTGCTCCAGGCGAATATCGTGAGCAAGTTAAACTCAAGAATGGAGTTACAGTCATTTCGGAAGAATTTGGAAAAGCAGTGATTCTCCCTACGACAACTCCCGGTGCGGCGGTGATTGCCGAACAGGTTTCCAATGCACGCTTTGCGGGATTCAAAATCCTGGGCGAAGAAACAACCCCGCTGGCAGTCGGATTGTTTATCAACGGTGGGTCACTTGAGGTTGAAGATCTTGAAATTTCACAAACCAGGCAATCTGCGATTGAAATGACCGGCAATGTTTCTTCCGTATTGCGGGCGAATTATCTGCATGACAATGCCGGAAACGGGATTGTGGTGCGGGGTCCGGCGGCTGTACCACGCCTGATCGGCAACATTATTGTGACAGTTGGACGTGACACGCCAGCACGAAAGACCGGAATTGTGATTCTGGACGGTGCTGCTCCTCGTGACGAACGAAACCTCGTGACACCTGTACTCATTATGAAGGATGAGTTATGAATGAGCTATAGCTTTTCAGATAAATATTTCCTGAGTTTCTATTTTTTGAAATCTCATAAACCATTGAAAAAATTGGATTTATTTTCCGTGTATTCCGTGTATTCCGTGGTTTCTTTATCTGAAATTCTATAACCACCTGATTTCCAATCAAATGACTCCAGGTTGTTAATTAACCGATATGAAGTCACCTGAATCTCAGCCGGCGAAGTTGACGATAGAGAGGAGTCAAACGTTGCTATCAACTACTTGCGGACGCAGGTGGTGGTGATACACATCCTTGGTGTATCGAATTTCCTGGAGACGATGACATGTTGCCAAAATTGCTGAGCAATCGGTATCTGTTGATTGAGAAATTGGGTTCAGGTGCTTTTGGGGAAACTTTTTTGGCGGAAGATACCCAGAGTCCATCACAGCGAAGGTGCGTTGTGAAGCGGTTGAATCCAACGGGAGCGTGCGATTTTCAACTGGCCAAAGAACGGTTTGACCGGGAAGCTGTGGTACTGGAATCTCTTGGCGAAAAAAACCGACAGATTCCACGGTTGTATGCCCATATTGTGGAAAACAACGAGTTTTATCTGGTTCAAGAACTGATCGAAGGACCTACGCTAACGCAAAAGCTCGCGAGTCAAGGCCCCTTGTCCGAAGCGGCGGTGCGTGGAATTTTGGTGGGACTCCTGCCGGTATTGGAGTTTATCCACAGCCAGGACATCATCCATCGAGACATCAAGCCGGACAACATCATTCTGCGAACGAAAGATACTCTTCCAGTATTGATAGACTTCGGCGTTGTCAAGGAAGTCACTCAGTTGGATGCATTTGGGAATCCAACCAGTTCAGTTCTGGCGGGAACCCCGGTGTTTATGCCGCTGGAGCAGGCGGCAGGACATCCGATGTATAGCAGCGATTTGTATGCCTTGGGAATGACCGCCATTCAGTTGCTAACTGGAAAAAGATTGAGCGAGATGCAAGATCGTCGGAAAGGAACCCTGAATTGGAGACCTCATGCCACAGGTATCAGCCTGGAATTGAGTGAAGTCTTAAATCGGGCGACGGAGAGGTATCCTCAAGACCGTTATGAAACCGCATCGGAAATGCTCACGGCACTGGATCAACCGCGGTTTCAATTAGATCAACGTCGAGTTGAACCGGTGGTGATTCCACCGCCACCGGTTATCGTGACTCCCAATCCAGAAAACCCGATTTTGGGTGGGATGAGAAAGTTATTCGAGGGATTTAGTCGAAAATCAGGACCGCCACCGCCGCCACCAAAACGAGTTGAACCGCAACCACGGGTTCAGCTTCCCAGTGAATTCAAGAACAGTCTGGGGATAGAATTTGTGTTGATTCCAGCCGGAGAATTCCAAATGGGATCAACCCAGTTTGGTGATGAAAAGCCAGTGCATAAAGTGAAGATCTGCCAGCCGTTTTACCTGGGAAAATATCAGGTGACACAAGCGCAGTGGCAAGCGGTGATGGGAAGCAATCCGTCATATTTTAAGGGAGAAGACCTGCCAGTGGAAAATGTGTCATGGGACAAGGTGCAAAGGTTTATCAAGGCGCTGAATGGGAGAGGGGATGGACCCTACCAGTTGCCGACAGAGGCGCAATGGGAATACGCGTGTCGAGCGGGGACGACAGGAGATTATGCGGGAAATTTGGATGAAATGTGTTGGTATGAGGGTAATTCAGAAAGTAAAACTCACCCAGTAGGTCAAAAGAAACCAAATGGATGGGGGCTGTACGACATGCACGGGAACGTGTGGGAATGGTGTCAAGACTGGTATGACAACGGATACTCCGCGAAGAGCGCTGGGAGCGATCCGAAAGGTCCCAGTGATGGCTCGGCCCGGGTGTATCGGGGCGGCAGTTGGTTCTACACCGCCATCTACTGTCGGTCGGCGAATCGTGCCCGCAACACGCCGGGCACCCGCAACAACGACCTGGGTTTCCGCCTTGTGAGGACGGCTCGGTAACGCTTTGCACTTTTACCCTTTTACGCTTTGCCTGGGTTTGGGGCGCGGCGAGCGAGAACGAAGCCGAGGAGCAGGAGCGAAGCGAAGCCGCCCCTACCGGAAGGAATGAAGGGTGAAAGATGGAGAACAGGAAACTGCCTACCCTCGATTTCAATGGTTTCCAGATTGAGTATCACCATGCTATATAAAAACACCCAATTCGAGATTTGGCAGTTCCCAACTTCATTTTTGGCCAGAATGTTATGTCGGACCTGGGCGTCCAGGTAACAAAAGGAAAAATCCATGTCGTCCCATCCCAAACATTTTTACACGCTGGAAGAATATTTTGCTTTAGAACGGGTGGGAAATTCCCGGTATGAATATTGGGATGGCGATATTGTGTGCATGAGTGGCGGGAGCGAAGCCTACGGACGCATCACCGGCAATGTGCATGCGGAGTTACATGCTCAATTAAAAAAGAGTGCCTGTACCCCGTTCAACACTGAAATTCCAATCAAAACACCATTACTCCCACCATATCGTTACCCGGATGCCAGCGTGGCTTGTGGGACTCCGAACTTTGAAAAAATCTTTGGAATTGATGTTTTGACCAATCCGGTACTGGTGGTTGAAGTTCTGTCGCCATATACGGAAGCCGTTGACCGAAAAGAAAAATTTGAAGCCTACAAAGCTATTGAAACGGTGCGGGAATATCTCTTGATTGCACAAAATGCGCCACTGATCACTCATTACGTCAAACAGGAAAATCACGAGTGGAAACGGTTTGACACGGCAGACCTGACCGCCACTTTAACCTTGAAGGCAATTGGGGGCACTCTGGCGGTGAGTGATGTGTACGCAGGTGTCGAATTCAAATAAGGGAGCGTTAAAAAACGAATCAGATAAATATTTCTGTTCAGAGTAACGCCTTCAGGCGTGAGACGTGCCGGGTGGGACGGAAGAAAAAACCTCTCGTCTAAAGACGATACTCTGAACCTTTTTCTGAAGATCTATAGACTGTCCGGCTAAACTTGCTCCATCCTTCCAGGATGAGAACGAATGGGCTCAATACTGATCGAACCCAAACAAAAAACCTGCACGTGAAAAGGCTGACGCACCGGCGATTGGTATGTCGTCCCTGCGGGACTAAACCCACCCGCTGATGCAGGTGGTACTGACAAAGACCCCCCACCCGCTGACACAGGTGGTACTGACAAAACTCGATGCTCAGGTGTTTATCTCCAGCCTGATAGGGTTCGACGGCTGTTTTCGAATTGTTGCTGGAGATTCGCCTGAAATTCCTCAAGTTCACGCCGTTTTCGACTGATGGCCCACCCTGAGCCAAACAACACCGCTCCAACAACCGCCAGATACACCGCGTAGTGAATCTGTCCCCACGGCACGCTGTGCAGCGTTACCACTGTCAAATGAAAGATTGCCGTGGCCAATCCGAGCAAGACCGGCGCCCGAAGCTGCAACAGGATTCCAACCACGATCATTCCTAGCGCCACCGTGTCAAGACCGATGTCAATCCACAGGGATGACTGTTGCGCTACAAACCGCAGATGCAGGGCATGCAGCAACATTGGACCGCACAAAAGCAGACTCCCTTGCCAGATGCAGAACAGATTGAGTTGTTCGTTTTCGTCGCTTCGACGCAGACCCAGATAGCCGACCAGTAACAGCGCGGCCCCAATCGGCAAGCTGAATACTTCGATGTCTCTGAACAACCCATAGCCCAAAAACAACCCCATCCGAACATAGAACAGCCCTCCCAGCAGGTAACTCGCCGGGGCATAGAATTTTCGCCAGGCTGTTCCACGGGTGATGATGCTGATCAATGTCGTTGCGAGCAATCCGAGCATCAACGCCACCAGCAAATATTGCTCATCGCGACGAATATCCGGTAGCCAGACCAGCGCCTGTCCCACCAGCCCCGCCAGCGAGACCAGACTGATGAAATGGCCGATGTGCTCAAGCGGGTTGGCCAAAACGTGGGATGTTTCACGGTTGCGGTTCAGACGTGGCAGGAGCTGAAGGCTCAGCACCAGCAACAGGAATCCAAGGAACAGGTAGGCGGCTGGGAAATAGGCTGGCTTGATTCCTAAATAATTGAGCACCACCGCCCAGGTTGACGAAAGCGACACCCCCAACCCGATCTTGTGGTACCAGGTCGTTTGTGAACTCAACACCCATCCGGCCCAGATAACGGTAATCAGCGTGAAAGTGAGTAACTCAGCTTCTTTGGCCGGGAATGATTCCACCACGGCCATTGGGAGAATGAAAAAGTTGACGACCAGCACCGGGAAGGCACACAGGTCATTGGTCAATCGGGCGGCTTTTGCCCACCGTTCGTCTTCCGTCCAGCTTTGAGAAGCAGCTACCCGCGCAAATCCATGCTGGACAAGCAGCCAGAGCGCAATCAATGGCATTTCCCATCGCTGATTTTTCAATGGCAAGTAATCAATCAACGCCGCATAGCCGAACGCAATCAGACCCATTCCGCCGATTAAATGCACGATGCCCAGGTGTCTCTGGCGAATCCAGTGCCCGCAAATCAACAGCAGGCCGGCGAGTTCTATCGTCAGAAGGACGCTTGGCCAGATCAGGTAAAATGGATGTGAGCGGTTTGGCCAGGTGTAAAACAGCATTTCCAGCCCTACTGCCAGGACCACATAACTGACTGCCCAGAGTGTTTGACCAATGATTCGCTGCCGAACGGCTTTGGTCTGATATTCAGGCAAACCGTTGGCGACCAGAACTTCCTGCTCTGTGGCTTTTCGGAATCGGTCAAGTGCAGCCCAGAGCAGTATATATCCTGCCGTTGCCCAAATGATGGTTTGTGGAAGGTAGCTCCAGCGATCAGGAAATTTGAGGAAAGAAACTGCGTGCCACCACGACCCAAGCAACGACATCCAGGCCGTCAGGCACAACCACCCAAGTTCCACTTCCGTTTTCACCATCCGCGAAGTCACCAGCGTCAGGGTCGCCAGTTCAACTCCGAGGCCAATCGCCGCCATTCGTGGTGAAAACAACATCGCATACCCGACCAGAACGGCTGACCCAAGCGCCACAAGCTGGGCGACCCAGGTCAGTTCGGTTACATAATGAACTGGTGAAAGTGGGTGAAGTTCTTTGTCTTCTTCGAGTTGTGGTTCACGATGAAAGCGAATGGCGCATCCGGCAAGGCCAAACCCGGCGAGCATCCACAAGGCAGTTCGCAGGTCATTTGAAAAGTGCAGCCGATTCTGAACACCAATCACAGCCGTGCAAAAACTTCCGGTCAGCGCCACGCCAATTCCCAACCCAATCCAGCTTTGAATCAATCGAGTTTGAGCCGTGATCACCCAGGCCGCAATCCAGGCCCCAATTGCCAGGAAGGCGATTGACCCATAAAAGGGTTGATCCCACATCAGATGATCGGCAATCAACAGCGCTTTGAAGGCAAACAGACATTCCCAAACACAGAGTGAGCCTCGGAGCCATTCGGTTGCTGTTTCAAGCCGATCTTCCCAGGCTTCCAGGTCAGGTTCAATCAGCCAGCGTCCACAGCGCGGCACCACAAACAACCCGGTGGTTGGCAGTGCCAGCAACATCACGACCAGCCCAGGAATGGTGACGATGGTTGGCCAGGCCATCCGCAAAGCGGCCAGCCCTGAAAGGCTCATCAAAAACGCAGTGCTGGTGCCAAAGAGGATGCCAATGCGCAGAAATGCTTCAGATTGACTGGCCCAGCGTGTCCCAATCGCAAAAAAAGTGGTTAAGACCAGCGCCGTCAGCGCAAACCAGAGCGCATCAAGTGGTGTGCGGAACCAGCCTTGAACCAGACTGAAATCCTCGGTGAAAAAGGCATGCAAGATGGGGAAGAGTGGCGAAACTGTGGTCAGTACGGCCAGAACCCAGGCGGCCTGATGGTTTGGCTCAGTCAGAATTCGCAGCCGTTGGTTTGACGAGAAAATGACTTCGGTTCGTGAAGCGAGCAGGAGCCCCAGGGCGCATAACGCGAAAGTGAGCAGCGTGATGACAAACGGAGCGTGAAACCAGATGAGTTCGTTGACGGCAACCGTGAGGAGTAACCCAGTCGAAAGATAGCTCCAGGCAGAGTTTTGCCGGGTGTAGGCGGTCATTCCATAGAGCGCGGTGCCGACGAGCGTGACCCCAATCAAGGCTGGATGTGAAATCGTCCCAACCAGATTGCCAGCCACCGCATTGAGTGCCGCCAGCACTTCGAACGGAAGCCAGCGGAACAATCCGGTATAGACAAACAATCCTGCCGCCAGGATCAGGTGACCTGAAATGAAAAACGGTTTTTGGACTTCACGAGCAAAATCTTGATCTGACTCAAGTTGGGGGAGTTTTTGTTCCAACACGAGCAGCCCGCCAGCAAAAAGAACCGTGACGGCGGCATAGACATCAGGCGGAGCGTGAACCACCGCGCCCAAAAATCCATACACACTGGCCAGCAAGGCTGGAATTGCCAGATACAGCATCAGTGTTTCGCGGAGCACCATCGCCGTTGTCGCATACAGCACCGCGCACAGGAGTCCCACCATCCAGGCCCGGTTGCCACGGGCAATCAATCCAGAATGCACCAGAAACCATGGATTGGCGGGTACTAAAAGCGACCCAAGCAGCAGCAAACCGCGTCCGGCGAGTTCTTCCTGGGTTCGGCGCAAGAGCCACACGCCCGCGCCAAACGTGGCCATCGTCAGGAGTGCCAGCAAGCCCGCCTGAACCACAGGTCGTTGTAATTGCAGGCTAATGACGTCGCGCAAGTAAATAATCGTCCCGATCACAAACATCATAGCGCCGCTATAGACCATCCAGCGGAGCATTTGCGGGTCAGACAGCCGTTCCAGCAAACTGACTTCGGGAACTGGTTCGGGTTGTGGAATTGGGCGAGGTGGAACTGGGTAGGCTGTCTTTGGTGGCTCAGCGGAGGTGCTTTTCGGAGGAGTTTCACTAAGTTTGGCTGCAAATTGCTCGGCACGACCTGGGGGAGCTGGTGTCACGGGGGCCTGGGGCACCACCGGTGGGGCGTGTGGAACCGTTTCCGTCCTGGCTGGGGCTTTCTGGAGCAACCGGTCTACAATCTGCTGCCGATACCCTCGATAATAGGTGCCAATTTTTTCCTGCAGAAACTGATTGGTCAGATTGCGTTGCGGCCAGGTATTGATCTCAGCCAGCAGGAAGTCAATATGCGAAATAAATTCCAGCGCCGGGGTGTCGAGCTTGAGGCCGCAGGTGATACAAAACGTCCAGTGCGGTTCAAGGGCGCTTCCACAGTTGCAACAGGTTTGGCGATATCCGGGCAGTTCAGGATGCGAAGATTCAGAGCTGGTTTGCGTCATAGGGTTCCCTCCGATGCTCATTCTTAAATGAACAGCGCGAGTGTAGGCAAGCAAGCCACCAGCATTTGGTGGAATCTGTGTCACTTCACCAATTGACACAGATTTCATTTTGGCCTGATATGCGACCAGACGCAAAGGTTTCTTTTAGAGGTAAAACTCACTTATTTCCGCATATTTGGAGGGAATCGCTGTGCAAGGAGCGCAAAAGTTGGTAAGCTACCGGCACTCGTTCACGTTCAACATTCCACGCGGAGTACCAAAGCCATGCGGCTCTTTTGGATCGTCTACATTGCCGGTGTCATTCTTTCTTCTCCATTATTCTATGGATACATGAAGAAGTATGAGTTTGCCCTGCGCCATTTGATCGAGCGGGAACTCGAACTTGACGACGATCCGGAAAACGACAAATTGAACGAATGGATTTATGACAATGCCGTGGTCTTGATGACCTGTTTGCTCAGTCTGAGCTGGCCAGTCTCGCTGCCGGATTTGTTTAAGGACAGTGATGGGCTGTGAGCTTATTTGCAAAGATTAGTTTGAGTTGATAAACCTTCTATAAAGTGTTGGATGAGGATGAGTTGTATGGGAAATGAAGGTTTTGTTTATATACTAACAAATGAGTCAATGCCTAGTGTTATTAAGATTGGACGGACACAAGATGTAGAGGGGCGTGTAAAAACACTGTCTCAGTCAACTTCAGTTCCAACCCCCTTTAAAGTTATTCACCAAGTCCGGGTAAGTGATTGCGTCAAAGTAGAAACAGAGGTACATCAAATTCTGACAAAGCAAGGATATAGGGTTAATAAGAAAAAAGAGTTTTTCCATTGTTCAACATCTACTGCTATTGAAACTTTGAATTCTATTTGTGGGTATCCAGTTCCCCAAATTGAGATCGAAAATAGGAATTTACCTGAACATACCTCAAAACCTCTTGATCCGTTTAATCGAGTGAGGCGATCCGCTGATTCTCCTCAACTTAAGTCAGCGAGTGAAAGTGAAAAAGCTACATGCGGTTTATTAGTGGTTTATTTTCTTATTTTTAGTGTGGTTGCTTCTTATACGGTCGGCAAATTGATAATTGCTATCTTGAAAACCTTACTATCGATAAATTGATTTTTTTCAACTTGAACTAACCAATCCCTTGCCGGAGTACCAGGCAAACAGGTTTTATTTTGGTGTCTTGAGATAGTCTCTAAGTACAAGTCCCCATAAATTGGGGATGGAATTTGGTTCTTTGATCGAATCAACTCGGTTTTCGCCCGCAGGGCGGCGGAAAGTAGCCGGTGGTTTGCCGCTTTGGGCATACCACCGGAGTTCAACCCACCCAGCCTTGCGCCCGGATGGGCGCTGGAACCGGTCATCGGCCCGGTTCATCATCCGTTCTCGCTGGCTGAATCCAGCGCCCATCCGGGCGCGAATCAGTTTGCGGCCTGGATTCCGGTGGGTGCGCTGCAAAGCCAGCTTCCCACCGGCTACTCTCCATCGCCCTTCGGGCGGAAACCACATTTGATTTTATTTCATCCCTTTTTTATGGGGACTTGTACTAAGTCATTATTCAGCCACTGAGTCGGTTTCCTCAAATTCTTCTGATTCTTCCAGCTCAACTGGCAGTGTATCTGGTGTTCCGATCTCCACGGCGGTCTGGCGCAGGTCAGTCATCATTCGCAGAATTTTCTTTCGCAGTGGAATCAACAGCGGCGTGCTGGCCAGTGCAATCAGTTTCACAATGATATCAACCGTGTGGTCAATCAGCAGATGTGTCCGCCGACAACCTGGAGAATTGTCGTGAATCCAAAAAAGCACCACGCCCATGTGATAGACCCAGAGCAGGTTCGCCAGTTCGGATTGTAATTCCAGCGGCACTTTTCCCTTGGCGCCGCGCAGCACTTCGGCAAAAAGTTCGGTGCTTTCTTCACGGGTGCGGGCTGAGTCTTCACTGAACGGATTGAGCGGACTTTTTGGATCCGCTGCTGTTTTAAAGAGCACTCCAGAGAAGGTGTGATACGGTTGAATGGTCGTCAATTTAGCTTTCATCACCCCGAGCAGTCGGCCTTTGAGCGTTTTTTCCTGGGCCAAAACCGGCGCGCTGGCAGCGACGTGTTCGCTGTGGGTGTGGGCGTAAAATTCCTGGATCAGGACTTCTTTCGATTTAAAGTAATAATAGGTATTGCCCAGGGAAATATTGGCGCGTTCGGCGATGGCCCGCATCGTGGTTTCTTCGTAACCGCGTTCACGAAACAGATCCAGCGCGGTTTGTAAAATCAATGAGCGGGTTTGTTCAGATTTCGAAAGTTTCGGTGTTGACTCAGCCGGTGTTCCCACGGGTTACTTGCCTCCAGGATCAAAAAAGTGATGAGCGGCGAAACCGGTGCCGATTGCGCGAGATCATTGAAACAAACCGGCGCACGGTTGGCAAATACTCTGGCGCTGCAAGTTTCAATGACCAGTGGCGATATTCACGCAGCGCCCACAAACACATCAGCCAGCCCTTCGCCCCGTAGTAAACATCACCTTTGTCGCTCACCACAGTTAAATCCTGAAGCGTCGCCGGGTGGTTTAAATCCGGAAACCGACGCCGGGCAAACTCCGATGCTGCCGGGACAAACAGCATTTCGATATATTTTGGCTGCTTCTCAAGCCAGGTTCGAATGCTGGTGCACAACTCACAGTTGATGT contains these protein-coding regions:
- a CDS encoding SUMF1/EgtB/PvdO family nonheme iron enzyme, giving the protein MLPKLLSNRYLLIEKLGSGAFGETFLAEDTQSPSQRRCVVKRLNPTGACDFQLAKERFDREAVVLESLGEKNRQIPRLYAHIVENNEFYLVQELIEGPTLTQKLASQGPLSEAAVRGILVGLLPVLEFIHSQDIIHRDIKPDNIILRTKDTLPVLIDFGVVKEVTQLDAFGNPTSSVLAGTPVFMPLEQAAGHPMYSSDLYALGMTAIQLLTGKRLSEMQDRRKGTLNWRPHATGISLELSEVLNRATERYPQDRYETASEMLTALDQPRFQLDQRRVEPVVIPPPPVIVTPNPENPILGGMRKLFEGFSRKSGPPPPPPKRVEPQPRVQLPSEFKNSLGIEFVLIPAGEFQMGSTQFGDEKPVHKVKICQPFYLGKYQVTQAQWQAVMGSNPSYFKGEDLPVENVSWDKVQRFIKALNGRGDGPYQLPTEAQWEYACRAGTTGDYAGNLDEMCWYEGNSESKTHPVGQKKPNGWGLYDMHGNVWEWCQDWYDNGYSAKSAGSDPKGPSDGSARVYRGGSWFYTAIYCRSANRARNTPGTRNNDLGFRLVRTAR
- a CDS encoding Uma2 family endonuclease encodes the protein MSSHPKHFYTLEEYFALERVGNSRYEYWDGDIVCMSGGSEAYGRITGNVHAELHAQLKKSACTPFNTEIPIKTPLLPPYRYPDASVACGTPNFEKIFGIDVLTNPVLVVEVLSPYTEAVDRKEKFEAYKAIETVREYLLIAQNAPLITHYVKQENHEWKRFDTADLTATLTLKAIGGTLAVSDVYAGVEFK
- a CDS encoding GIY-YIG nuclease family protein, with translation MGNEGFVYILTNESMPSVIKIGRTQDVEGRVKTLSQSTSVPTPFKVIHQVRVSDCVKVETEVHQILTKQGYRVNKKKEFFHCSTSTAIETLNSICGYPVPQIEIENRNLPEHTSKPLDPFNRVRRSADSPQLKSASESEKATCGLLVVYFLIFSVVASYTVGKLIIAILKTLLSIN
- a CDS encoding DUF393 domain-containing protein, yielding MKNLTVLYDINCELCTSIRTWLEKQPKYIEMLFVPAASEFARRRFPDLNHPATLQDLTVVSDKGDVYYGAKGWLMCLWALREYRHWSLKLAAPEYLPTVRRFVSMISRNRHRFRRSSLF